The following coding sequences are from one Vibrio syngnathi window:
- the pepA gene encoding leucyl aminopeptidase, whose translation MEFSVKSGSPEKQRSACIVVGVFEPRRLSPVAEQLDKISDGYISSLLRRGDLEGKPGQMLLLHQVPGVLSERVLLVGCGKERELGERQYKEIIQKTISTLNETGSMEAVCFLTELHVKGRDTYWKVRQAVEATKDGLYTFDQFKSNKPETRRPLRKLVFNVPTRRELSLGEKAISHGLAIASGVKASKDLGNMPPNIANPAYLASQARRLADDYETVKTKIIGEEEMEKLGMTSYLAVGRGSKNESMMSIMEYKGAADPNAKPIVLVGKGLTFDSGGISLKPGEGMDEMKYDMCGAASVFGTMKALAKLNLPINVVGILAGCENMPGSNAYRPGDILTTMSGQTVEVLNTDAEGRLVLCDALTYVERFEPDCVVDVATLTGACVIALGHHISGVLSNHNPLSHELVNASEQASDRAWRLPMADEYHEQLNSPFADMANIGGRPGGTITAGCFLSKFTKKYHWAHIDSAGTAWKSGAAKGSTGRPVSMLVQFLLNRSGQETEEQSSK comes from the coding sequence ATGGAGTTCAGTGTAAAAAGTGGCAGCCCAGAGAAACAGCGCAGCGCATGTATCGTTGTCGGTGTATTCGAACCGCGCCGCCTTTCTCCAGTAGCCGAGCAGTTAGATAAGATTAGCGATGGCTATATTAGTTCACTGCTTCGTCGCGGTGATCTAGAGGGTAAACCTGGCCAGATGCTACTACTGCATCAAGTACCTGGTGTACTTTCAGAACGTGTTCTGCTTGTAGGCTGCGGTAAAGAACGTGAGCTAGGCGAGCGTCAATATAAAGAAATTATCCAAAAAACCATCAGCACACTAAACGAAACGGGTTCTATGGAAGCAGTATGTTTCCTTACAGAACTTCACGTTAAAGGTCGCGACACTTACTGGAAAGTTCGTCAAGCGGTAGAAGCGACTAAAGATGGTCTTTACACATTCGACCAATTTAAGAGCAACAAACCAGAGACTCGTCGTCCATTGCGTAAATTGGTATTCAACGTACCAACTCGTCGCGAGCTAAGCCTTGGCGAAAAAGCGATTTCTCATGGTCTTGCTATTGCTTCAGGTGTGAAAGCATCTAAAGATCTTGGCAACATGCCACCAAACATCGCAAACCCTGCTTACCTAGCTTCTCAAGCTCGTCGTTTAGCTGACGATTATGAGACAGTAAAGACTAAGATCATCGGTGAAGAAGAGATGGAAAAGCTGGGTATGACTTCATACTTAGCTGTAGGCCGTGGCTCTAAGAACGAATCTATGATGTCTATCATGGAATACAAAGGCGCTGCGGACCCAAATGCAAAACCTATCGTTCTAGTCGGTAAAGGTCTTACTTTCGATTCAGGCGGTATCTCGCTTAAGCCAGGTGAAGGTATGGATGAGATGAAGTACGACATGTGTGGTGCTGCATCTGTATTCGGCACAATGAAAGCACTGGCGAAACTTAACTTGCCAATCAACGTTGTAGGTATCCTTGCGGGCTGTGAAAACATGCCAGGTAGCAATGCTTACCGCCCAGGTGACATTCTAACAACCATGTCAGGCCAAACCGTTGAAGTATTAAATACTGATGCAGAAGGTCGCTTGGTTCTATGTGATGCCCTAACTTACGTTGAGCGCTTTGAACCAGATTGTGTTGTCGATGTTGCTACGCTAACTGGCGCATGTGTTATCGCTCTAGGTCACCACATCAGTGGCGTTCTATCTAACCACAACCCACTGTCCCATGAACTTGTTAATGCTTCAGAGCAAGCAAGTGATCGCGCATGGCGTCTACCTATGGCAGACGAATACCATGAGCAGCTGAACAGTCCGTTTGCTGATATGGCAAACATCGGTGGCCGCCCTGGCGGTACTATTACCGCAGGTTGTTTCCTGTCTAAATTCACTAAGAAGTACCACTGGGCT
- the lptF gene encoding LPS export ABC transporter permease LptF — translation MIIVRYLIRETIKSQFAIFFVLFLVFLSQKFISVLADASDGDIPASLVLSIVGLNMPAMGLLMLPLSIYIGILLTFGRLYAESEIVVMNATGIGNKFLIQSALYLALITATVAAFNSFWLSPWSQDKVEQMYEEVAAENSVDLLPKGKFARTPDGSSVVFIEGIDGNQLDNVFVSQMRPRDSVLPSVMFSKSGDVKELSDGRQVIVMYDGTRHEGVPSRLDYRVTHFEEYEGLIGQREVEKKGREWEAIPTIDLIGNQDNRAKAELQWRMSLVLCIPLLTMLVVPLSAVNPRQGRFAKIGPAILIYLTYFLAISATKSSIEEGDIPAAIGMWPINALLLFVAIGANFMDSVPVRRLKEKFKKKRLA, via the coding sequence GTGATTATTGTTAGATATTTGATCCGAGAGACAATCAAGAGCCAATTTGCGATATTTTTTGTTCTCTTTCTCGTGTTTCTCAGCCAAAAGTTCATCAGCGTTTTAGCCGACGCCTCTGATGGTGATATTCCAGCAAGCCTTGTATTATCGATCGTGGGTCTAAATATGCCAGCGATGGGGCTCTTGATGCTTCCACTTAGTATCTATATTGGCATTTTGCTGACTTTTGGCCGCCTTTATGCCGAAAGTGAGATTGTGGTGATGAATGCTACGGGTATTGGCAATAAATTCCTCATCCAATCAGCACTTTATCTGGCGTTGATTACCGCAACTGTCGCTGCTTTTAACTCCTTTTGGCTGTCTCCGTGGTCACAAGATAAAGTAGAACAAATGTATGAGGAAGTGGCTGCAGAGAACAGCGTCGATTTACTACCCAAAGGCAAATTTGCAAGGACTCCCGATGGTTCTTCAGTTGTGTTTATAGAGGGTATCGATGGTAATCAATTAGACAATGTGTTCGTTTCTCAAATGCGACCTCGTGACTCAGTGCTTCCTAGTGTGATGTTCTCTAAGTCGGGAGACGTAAAAGAATTGAGCGATGGCCGCCAAGTTATTGTGATGTACGATGGTACTCGTCATGAAGGAGTGCCTTCTCGCCTTGATTATAGAGTGACGCACTTTGAAGAGTATGAAGGCTTAATTGGTCAGCGTGAAGTAGAGAAGAAAGGTCGAGAGTGGGAAGCGATTCCAACTATTGATCTTATTGGAAATCAAGATAATCGTGCCAAGGCTGAATTGCAGTGGCGCATGTCACTGGTGTTGTGTATCCCATTGTTGACTATGCTCGTTGTACCGCTGTCAGCAGTCAATCCACGACAAGGTCGTTTTGCAAAAATAGGTCCGGCAATCCTGATTTATTTGACTTACTTCTTGGCAATCAGTGCAACCAAATCTTCAATTGAAGAAGGGGACATTCCTGCTGCAATAGGCATGTGGCCAATCAATGCATTATTATTGTTTGTCGCGATTGGTGCCAACTTTATGGATAGTGTGCCTGTTAGGCGTTTGAAAGAAAAATTCAAGAAGAAGAGGTTGGCTTAA
- the lptG gene encoding LPS export ABC transporter permease LptG: MFKILDLYIGRTIIATTSLVLVTFVGLSGIIKYVEQLRKVGRGTYDLLQALYFVLLSIPRDIEMFFPMAALLGALIGLGMLAASSELVVMQAAGFSKLDIGLSVLKTAIPLMVIVTLLGQWGAPQAQKMARDLRTISVAGGSIISTQSGVWARDANDFIFIVKIDDDKLYGLNMWRYDENKALKTAIYSKEVDYVGDNVWTMRDVELTSFENEIQVTKENLPTFSWETSLAPDKLAIVTVKPEELSLSGLYDYVSYLKASEQDASRYELALWRKITQPISIAVMMLMALSFIFGPLRSVTMGARILSGVIAGFTFYISSEFFGPVSLVYQIPPAFGALAPSVVFLGIAIMLLRRKL; encoded by the coding sequence GTGTTTAAGATTCTCGATTTATATATAGGCAGAACCATCATCGCGACCACGTCACTGGTATTGGTGACGTTTGTCGGTCTCTCTGGAATTATCAAGTACGTTGAGCAATTGCGGAAGGTAGGTCGTGGTACATACGATCTATTACAAGCGTTGTATTTCGTTTTATTGAGTATTCCTCGTGATATCGAAATGTTCTTCCCAATGGCGGCATTGCTTGGTGCATTGATTGGGCTTGGTATGCTTGCTGCGAGTTCTGAGCTTGTGGTTATGCAAGCCGCGGGTTTCTCTAAGTTAGATATTGGTTTATCGGTACTTAAGACTGCAATTCCGTTAATGGTGATAGTGACATTACTTGGGCAGTGGGGAGCTCCGCAAGCACAGAAGATGGCTCGTGATTTAAGAACTATCTCGGTTGCTGGTGGTAGTATTATCTCTACTCAAAGCGGTGTTTGGGCTCGTGATGCCAATGACTTCATTTTCATTGTCAAAATAGACGATGACAAGTTATATGGTTTGAACATGTGGCGCTATGATGAGAACAAGGCTCTGAAAACGGCTATATACTCAAAAGAAGTCGATTACGTTGGAGACAACGTTTGGACAATGCGCGATGTAGAACTCACCTCGTTTGAGAACGAAATTCAAGTGACTAAAGAGAATCTACCGACTTTCTCGTGGGAAACGTCTCTAGCTCCAGACAAACTCGCGATAGTGACGGTGAAACCGGAAGAACTCTCTTTAAGTGGGCTGTATGATTACGTTTCTTACCTGAAGGCATCGGAGCAAGATGCATCACGCTATGAGCTCGCTTTATGGAGAAAGATAACTCAGCCTATCTCGATAGCGGTCATGATGTTGATGGCACTGTCGTTTATCTTTGGTCCATTGCGAAGTGTGACGATGGGAGCAAGAATTCTTTCGGGGGTTATTGCAGGTTTCACCTTCTATATATCCAGTGAGTTTTTTGGTCCGGTCAGTTTGGTTTACCAAATACCACCCGCCTTTGGTGCGTTAGCCCCGAGCGTGGTGTTCCTCGGAATAGCCATAATGCTTTTGAGGCGGAAACTGTAA
- a CDS encoding RDD family protein translates to MTSTNTMPPAGVMRRFGALFYDALIVIAIEMLAAGVIVALLHALMALGVFNHSGYADVSDFLTNHPIWSPAYTFYLVVVWVYFFVFFWTRAGQTLGMRAWKLRIQNKDGSAITVTQALIRLGTSGFGLANLCVPFDPQKRGFHDIWAKTEVVVLPQAR, encoded by the coding sequence ATGACATCAACAAACACAATGCCACCAGCAGGAGTAATGCGCCGATTTGGTGCCTTGTTCTATGACGCCCTTATCGTAATCGCTATTGAAATGTTGGCGGCTGGCGTCATTGTCGCTCTGCTGCACGCACTCATGGCTCTTGGCGTTTTTAACCATAGCGGTTACGCCGATGTTAGTGACTTCTTAACGAACCACCCTATCTGGAGCCCTGCATATACTTTCTACTTAGTCGTAGTTTGGGTGTACTTCTTTGTATTCTTCTGGACAAGAGCAGGCCAAACGCTAGGAATGAGAGCTTGGAAACTGCGTATTCAAAACAAAGATGGCTCAGCAATTACGGTAACCCAAGCACTGATTCGCTTAGGAACCTCAGGATTTGGATTGGCAAACTTATGTGTTCCATTCGATCCTCAGAAGCGTGGCTTTCACGACATCTGGGCGAAGACTGAAGTAGTCGTGCTACCACAAGCACGATAA
- a CDS encoding VOC family protein, with the protein MLTVTPYLFFDGRCNEALDFYHKCFGGVVLSKQLFSDAPQVIEGAQPDWIMHAEFEAFGMKLMMSDGVKAKELEGNNLALSLVTEDTATQEHIFEKLKQGGRIMTPLADTFWGARFGKVEDKFGIRWMVHCDSLS; encoded by the coding sequence ATGCTGACAGTAACCCCTTACTTGTTTTTTGATGGCCGTTGTAATGAAGCGTTGGATTTTTACCATAAGTGTTTTGGCGGTGTAGTTTTATCTAAACAACTTTTTAGTGATGCGCCACAAGTAATAGAGGGAGCTCAACCTGATTGGATTATGCATGCTGAGTTCGAAGCATTTGGTATGAAGCTGATGATGTCCGATGGTGTTAAAGCCAAGGAGCTTGAAGGGAACAACCTTGCACTCTCGCTTGTTACCGAGGATACCGCGACTCAAGAACACATCTTTGAAAAGCTCAAGCAAGGCGGGCGTATAATGACACCGCTAGCGGATACTTTTTGGGGTGCCCGGTTTGGCAAAGTAGAAGACAAGTTCGGTATACGTTGGATGGTGCACTGTGACTCTTTAAGTTGA
- a CDS encoding HD-GYP domain-containing protein — MGSIKITVDRIQPGLHVRLPVKWNEHPFLLNSFKIKDDAQVKVIRHLGIKHVYINPNQSDTSPLPANHVSEQDLDGDLQVSLEAERMWKDKHERIETLSSYRRRVSHCEKEFERSLARMRSVMTKIRNRPLDAVGEVKALVDDIVETLVSDDNVTLHLMNAKADFEDIYFHTLNVSVIALMIGKAKGYNTQQLKDLSFAALFHDVGKIKIPVAILRKQSALTVPEENYLKLHTKYGADIVSTIDDFPESAKKVIAQHHEMNDGSGYPEGLKEDEIDEFAKIVAVANAFDNLCHGKTQYQQMIPYLALSHLYKNGKYLYSQDNLGLLVKFMGVYPPGTVVQLSNDSIGIVISVNAKHMLYPNVLIYDPSVPRTQAPIIDLFIKEIKIVNAVHPSKLPEQVREYLNPRARLSYFFDNGE; from the coding sequence ATGGGCAGCATAAAGATTACCGTAGATCGCATTCAGCCCGGTCTACATGTACGACTCCCGGTAAAATGGAATGAACACCCATTTCTACTCAACAGCTTTAAAATCAAAGACGACGCCCAAGTAAAAGTCATTCGACACCTTGGGATTAAGCACGTCTATATAAACCCGAACCAAAGTGATACATCACCCTTACCCGCGAACCATGTGAGTGAACAAGACCTTGATGGTGATTTACAGGTAAGCCTTGAAGCAGAAAGAATGTGGAAAGATAAACATGAACGTATCGAAACGCTAAGCTCTTACCGTCGTAGGGTGAGCCATTGCGAGAAAGAGTTCGAACGTTCGCTTGCTCGAATGCGTTCAGTGATGACTAAAATCCGTAATCGCCCATTAGATGCGGTAGGGGAGGTTAAGGCTCTTGTTGATGATATTGTCGAAACCCTAGTGAGCGATGATAACGTCACCTTGCATCTCATGAATGCAAAAGCTGATTTTGAAGATATCTACTTTCATACATTAAATGTCTCTGTTATTGCGCTAATGATAGGTAAAGCTAAAGGCTACAATACGCAACAGTTGAAAGATCTTTCATTTGCCGCATTGTTCCACGATGTAGGCAAAATCAAAATACCAGTCGCGATATTAAGAAAGCAGAGCGCACTAACGGTACCAGAAGAGAACTACCTAAAGCTTCACACCAAATATGGTGCAGATATTGTCTCAACAATTGATGACTTTCCTGAAAGTGCTAAAAAGGTGATTGCTCAACATCATGAGATGAATGATGGTTCTGGTTATCCTGAAGGTTTAAAAGAAGATGAGATCGATGAGTTTGCCAAGATAGTTGCAGTGGCTAACGCTTTCGATAATCTTTGCCATGGCAAAACGCAATATCAACAAATGATCCCATATTTGGCATTGTCTCACTTATATAAGAACGGCAAATATCTATATAGCCAAGATAATTTGGGGCTGTTGGTTAAGTTTATGGGAGTCTACCCACCAGGAACCGTAGTACAGCTTTCAAATGATTCGATTGGGATTGTGATATCTGTTAACGCCAAGCATATGCTTTATCCAAATGTACTGATCTACGATCCTAGCGTGCCAAGAACCCAAGCCCCGATCATTGACCTCTTTATTAAAGAGATCAAAATCGTTAATGCTGTTCATCCAAGCAAGCTACCGGAACAAGTTAGAGAATATCTAAACCCTAGGGCTCGTTTATCTTACTTTTTTGATAATGGCGAGTAG